The segment gggggggccCAGCACACAAAGCCTGGCTACAGCTTGGAGCGAAGGCACAAACAAGCAGTGGGGCAGCGGGCTGGCTGCTGATGAAGTGGAGGCACATGTGGGAAGAGCTGCCACCTCGGTTATTTTTTGGGATTTCCAGAAAAGGCTGGAGGAGTGAATCTGAAAGTGAGAAtcatgggctgtgctggggcagggggagcccggagccagctgtgctgggcagcccagAGCTGGCCCCATGCAGCATCCCCATGCCCTGGCTGGAGGacctgctccctgctttcttccCAGGCTGGAAGTGGAGGGGGCTGGAGATCTGGTGGCTGGGAGGATGCTGGAGAGGGATGGGAGGGGGTCATGGATCTgttcctccctgctgcaggaggtgacCCTTCCCCCGCACCCCGCTGCCCTGTCCCCTGTGCCTCTTCCCTATCCCgcaccagccccaggagccGTGCGGTAcctctgctcccacagccccttGCTGGGTAGCGGCAGCTGGTGCCGCGGGGAGTGGATGTGTCACTCCCTATCTTCTTGGCAGGGAACAAACGATGGTAGAAaagccctggctgtgcctggcctCCCACTGCCTCCGCTCTGGTGCTGCCGGCTGtcgctgcctgcctgcacccctgctcGCGCTGCCCAGCTTGGGATGGGGCCAGTGGGAAGAACCGGGATCTGGGGAAACCAGTTGCGGATGAGTCACATCGTGGCCAGGGAACAGCCCTGTCCCCCGGGTGAAACGCATCCCCACCACATACCCCATGGCTGGGAGAGGGGTCCTGCTGCCGGGGCAGCAGCAGTCGCgctcctggctgggcagcagagccacagctgggCCGGGATGCCTCAGCCCCAGAGGCTGTCGGTTCCTCTCTCCTGCCCCATCATGAGCTGCTGCGCCGCGGGGACTGCCCTGGCTGGGCCTTGGGGGACAACGGGAAGGGAGGGGTGGCTGGTGggctcttccccatccctccgcTTGGGAGCGGGTTGCTTGGCCGGGTAATGATGGTGGTCACGTAGCGGCTGAGATTAGGGCTGCTGCACTCGCCAGGGCAGTAATCGCAGGAGGTAATTGGCCAAAGAGATGCTTAGcacatgctgcagagctgggcagggcaTGGGCAGCTGGGCTTGGACGTGCCCTCTGTGCCTAGCCAGATGCCCATGCTCACCATTGGCATCACGGTTGGCATCATGGTCAGTGCATGttcctcctgcagagctgggctgtgtgCGTGCAGTGTGTATGGCAGCACTGGCAGAAGCCCTGCCTGCTCGCTGCCAGCTTCGCGGCACAGCGAGCAGGACATTCTGCTCCTGCCGGAGCCCTTGCCCTGTGACCGGGGATGCTCTGTGCCCCTGTGGCCGTGGGTGCCACATCCTCCTGCCTccgctgctgcctgcaccgCTCCTGCCCATGCCTTGTGGAGCGCTTAGAGGGGTGGCCCCAGGGTTGAAGCCCACCTGGAAAGCACCGGTGTaaggggctgccggggagcaGTGGCTTTTCCCTGCCGGTCCCCAGGCCAGACTGAGAAGCCGGCATGGTGGGAGGCCCCACatggctgctgccactgcctcaCTGGCTGCAAATGCATTTGACAGCAGCAAATGCTGGGAACTCCTGTAGTTatgtgcaggcagggagggcagagcccACGTGCTGTGGGGCACTCAACTCCGTGCCATGCATCAGCACCCcaaagtgctgcagcagcaccccctccccttcccaagCCTGGGGGGCTGAGGGGTTGCAGGGAGGGCGTTCGCgtttctgccctgagccagGGGTGGCCCAgggcctggcagggctgccGCCGGAGGGGTGGGTCTAGGTGCCTGTGGTGGGCACAACTGCAGCAGGTCCCTGGGCGCTGGGTGCATGCAGGCCCCCCACCCGTGTTTCCTTTCCGGATGGatttcctgttttcagctgtgggGCCCGGTGCGGAGCCGCCCGGGGTGGGGTGTGCCGGGGCGGGGAGTGGGGCTGTAGAAGTGCAGGGGtcctgcctggggcaggagggtgccGCTCTCGGTACTGACCATCACCCATGGCGGGGGCAAGGGCCCCAGCAGTGCGGCGCTCAGATTGCTGCTCGCAGGAAGCATCGCGGCGGCTCTGCGGGCACCCAGTCCTTCCCCACGGGGCCGGCCGACGGTGTGACCTGCGGGCACCCAGTCCTTCCCCACGGGGTCGGCCGACGGTGTGACCTGCGGGCACCCAGTCCTTCCCCACGGGGCCGGCCGACGGTGTGACCCGCGGGCACCCAGTCCTTCCCCACGGGGCCGGCCGACGGTGTGACCCGCGGGCACCCAGTCCTTCCCCACGGGGCCGGCCGATGGTGTGACCTGCGGGCACCCAGTCCTTCCCCACCCGATGGTGTGACCTGCCACTGAGCCCCCACCAGCACCCGTTGTCCGGCACCCACAGCGGGGTCCCCGGCTCAGCCCTGGGGGCGGTTGTCCCAGGTGGATGGTGGGGCTGCGGGGATGCTGTGCATCaccaccctgctgcctgctgcagagagaGGGGGCAGCTGCCGCTGGCCAGGGGGGCCAGGAGCCAGCTGAGCAGGGGACATCCCTgccctgggagctggctggcacgGAGGCAGGGTCCTGGCGCTCAGCTGGCTCCTCGGAGCAATCTGGCAGCGAGAGGATGCAAacagctcctgcatcccagcGGGGGGATGTAGCCCCATCGCCAGGCTGAGTGTGGTTGGCCTTCGCAggtgagcagggcagctgcagtgGCATGGCGCTGCTGCCTGCCGGTGCCCGCTGCCCAGGAAGGCATTTCCCTCCGGGACAGCAGGATCCGGCCAGCTCTGACATGGTGCTGAGGGCTGGGGCCAGTTCCCCTTTTCCAAGGACATTGTGTCCCAGGCATCCCcgggggggagctggccagCCACCTCCGCGACCCATCCCGGTTGCCCTTGGGCCAACAGGGGCAGATCCAGACTCTTCAGGGTCAGGCACCACAGCGGCGGGGACGTGCTtgcccaggctgctggccagccctgcggcagccctggggaggaggtggggaagcttttggggtgctggagggggaTACCCCCTCATCCCCAACCTGGGCAGCTGGGTaggagctgcctctgctggAAACACCACCAGATTAGAGGTGACTCACCATAATCTTGAAGAAGTGGATTAAATCTCTTCCTACTGCAGCACTTAATGAAATCCATCCCATAATatgtgcccagccctgctgttcCCCCTCATCTCCCTGCCCTCTCCAGACCCTTGGCAGCAGGGTCTCCTGTCCCCGCTgaggggcagggctggtgcaggggtgcaggcagccaaCAGCCCGTACCCGCTGCGACCCCgtacaggcagcagcagcagccatgctgCGCTTGTCCCCAGCGCGTGGCACTTGCAGGTGACTGTCCTGCACCGCTCCTGGAGTGGGGGGGGTCTGGCTAGGGCTCCCCAGGAGCAGCTTTGCCCGTGCATCACCTCGGGGTGCCTCAGGCATCCTTGCACCCCACTGCTGCTATGGTGCCTGGGGTCAGCGCCTGGGGTGCAGGGGTAGGTGTGGGGGGCCATGGTGTGTGCCCCTCTGCGGCgatggggatgctgggggcaCAGGCTGGTCCTGCCGGGCCCCTTTTTCCCTCTggtgtccccaggctggggacatggggacccTGCCGGGCTGCCTGTGCGTGGCTGTGCCTCCGAGGGTGAGTGAGCAGTGGGGAAGGATCCGGCTCAGGGCCgggagcaggaaggaaggaaggaaagcgGAGTTAAAATAAGCCAGGCAGTGAGCCGTGGGGGAGGCCCGGGCTGgagccagctcccagccacTGGGGAGAGGGTTGGACTGGGGTGGACTGGGCTTTGCATGATGctgggcaccctggggtgctgtgcTATGCGTCAGGGTTGGCGTGGGGAGAGCATGTGGCAGGAGGGTGTGAGCTGCCTGTCCCATCCCTGATGGCTCTgcccccttcttccccccctGGCAGGATGGCTCCCGGCAGCGGCCGCCGCAGAAGAAGAAAACGGTGTCCTTCAGCACCATGCCCAATGACCGCAAGATCAACAGCACGGCTGCCTGCATCTCCTTCATGCTGGAGGGCTGTGAGCTGAAGAAGGTGCGCTCCAACTCCCGCATGTACAGCCGCTTCTTTGTGCTGGATGCTGACATGCGCTCCGTACGTTGGGAGCCCTCCAAGAAGGACTCGGAGAAAGCCAAGATCGAGATCAAGTCGGTCAAAGAGGTGCGCGTGGGCAAGAAGACACCCGTCCTGCGCAGCAATGGCCTCTCCGACCAGTTCCCAGATGAGTGCGCCTTCTCCATCATCTACGGAGACAACTATGAGTCCCTGGACCTGGTGGCCAGCTCGGCTGACGTGGTGAGCGCCTGGGTGATGGGACTCCGGTACTTGGTGTCCTATGGGAAGCACACTCCCGAGGCACCCGGGACCGGCCACCCCAGCCTCCGAACCTCCTGGATCTCCTCCGTCTTTGACCTCGCCGACCTGGAGAAATCTGGCCGCATCCCTGTGTCCCGGGCTGTGCAGCTGATCAAAGCGCTCAACCCAGGCATGAAGACGTCCACCATCGAGCTGAAGTtcaaggagctgcagaaggcCAGCGAGCGTCCCGGTGCGGAGGTGGCCTGCGACCTCTTTGTGGAGGCGTACTGCGAGCTCTGCACCCGCCCCGAGATCTTCTTCCTGCTGGTGCAGTTCTCCAGCAACAAGGAGTACCTGGGTCTGAAGGACCTGCTCATGTTCCTGGAAGTGGAGCAGGGCATGGAGGGGGTGACGGAGGAGAAGTGCTTGGAGATCGTCGGCAAGTACGAGCCCTCCAAGGAGGGCCGGGAGAAGGGCTACCTGGCCATCGACGGCTTCACGCGCTACCTGCTCTCCGCTGACTGCTCCATCTTCGACCCGCAGCACCGCAAGGTGTGCCAGGACATGGCGCAGCCCCTCTCCCACTACTACATCAGCTCTGCCCACAGTGCCTGCCTGCTGGAGGACAACTTCTGGGGCCGCTCGGACATCAGTGGCTACATCAGCGCCCTGGGCCTGGGCTGCCGCAGCATCGAGCTGGTGCTGTGGGATGGCCCCGAGGGCGAGCCCGTGGTCTACACCAGCCCCTCGGCCGCCTCCTGCGTGCCCTTCCGTGCCGTGGTGGGGCTGATCGACCAGCACGCCTTCACCGCCTCCGCCTATCCCCTCATCCTCTGCCTGGTGGTGCGCTGCtcagccccccagcagcgccTCGCCGCCCAGTGCCTGCGCAAGACACTGGGGGAGAAGCTGTACCTGGAGCCCCCCAACCCCGCCGCGTCCTACCTGCCCTCCCCAGAGCAGCTCAAGGGCCGCATCCTCATCAAGGGCAAGAAGCTGCCGCCCGGCTGTGAGGACAGCGAGGGGGAGGTGTCGGAtgaggaggaaggctgggagctggcacGGCGGCTGGGCCAGGAGGACCGGGAGGTGCCGGAGGGAGGTGGCCCGCGGCGGGTGCGCCTCAGCCGGGAGCTCTCGGAGCTGGTAAGCCTCTGCCAGGCTGTCCCCTTCCAGGACTTCGAGAGCTCACGGCGCGGGCAGCGCTACTGGGAGATGTGCTCCTTCAGCGAGGTGGAGGCAGGACGCTTCGCCAACGAGTGCCCGGCCGAGCTGGTGAGCTACAACAAGCGGTTCCTCTCCCGTGTCTATCCCAGCCCCATGCGCATTGACGCCAGCAACATGAACCCCCAGGACTTCTGGAAGTGCGGCTGCCAGATGGTGGCCATGAACTACCAGACGCCGGGGCTCATGATGGACCTGAACGCGGGCTGGTTCCGGCAGAACGGCGCGTGCGGCTACGTCCTCCGCCCCGCCATCATGCGGGAAGAGGTCTCCTACTTCAGTGCCAATGCCAAGGACTCCTTGCCCGGGgtgcctgcccagctcctgcacctCAAGGTCATCAGCGGGCAGAACCTGCCCAAGCCCAAGGGCTCAGGCGCCaagggggaggtggtggagccCTATGTCTGCGCCGAGATCCATGGCATCCCAGCTGACTGCGCCGAGCACCGCACCAAGACGGCCCTGCAGAGCGGGGACAACCCCGTCTTCGACGAGAGCCTGGAGTTCCAGATCAACCTGCCGGAGCTGGCCGTCCTGCGCTTTGTCGTGCTGGATGACGACTACATCGGAGACGAGTTCATTGCCCAGTACACCATCCCCTTCGAGTGCCTGCAGCCCGGCTACCGGCACGTCCCCCTCCAGTCCTTGGCTGGGgagcccctgccccacgccACCCTCTTTGTGCACGTGGCCATCACTGACCGCCGCGGCGGGGGCAAGGGGCACCgccgggggctggcagggcgccggggccgccgggTGCGGGAGTATACCTCCACCAAGGCCACTGGCATCAAGGCCATCGATGAGGTCTTTCGGACAGCCACCCAGCCACTGCGGGAGGCCACTGACCTGCGGGAGAACGTGCAGGTACGGACCCTGCAGAGGCACTGGGGAACCTGGTTTCTGCAGGGGAGGACGGGGCTGGACCGTGAGCAGTGGGGAGCCCAGGCGTCCCCCCTCCTCCTGGGGGATGCGGGCGAGAAGCCTCGTCTGGAGCAGAGAGCCAGGGGAAATGGGATTGTACCCGGCAGGGGGGCTCTTGGGGGGCTCTTCCAGGCTGCGCCCCTGATGCCGGTCTCTGCCCGCAGAATGCGCTGGTCTCCTTCAAGGAGCTGTGTGGGCTGACGCCCGCCGCCAACATGAAGCAATGCATCCTGACAGTGGCCACGTGGCTGCTACACAGTGACAGCGCGCCCAGCGTCACCCTCAACTTGGCAGAGCAGTACCCCCCCATGGAAGCCCAGGGCCCCATCCCAGACCTGCTGCGCAAGGTCCTCACCGCCTACGAGACGGTAAGTGCTGTCCCGCCGGGGCTTGGCTCCTTGCGGGGATGCCCTGCAGGGCCGATGGCATCGGGACAACCAGGACCACCGCCCTGTGCAGGGTGGGGGTCCTCAAACGCACTGCACCGCTCCCAGTGCAGGGGGAGGCTGGTGGGGACTGtcgggctgcccagggaggagcCTTGTCAAGGCACAGGCTCACCCAGCTTGGTACAAGCCCTGGGACCTCGcagtccctgtccccctgcccgtGCCGCCTgcaccctgtgccagggctggctggcgGGGCATCCTGCGGTCCTGCCTGGCGGGAGAAATCCCATTAATAGCTGCAGCCGGAGCCGCTTCCTTCCTTTGTGTTGGAGGGGGACCTGGCTGCCGGCCAGGCGCTGGTCACACCGCACCTGGCTGCACGTGGTGGGGCGAGGAGGGCTAGACCCTGGCCACCGTGCTGGGGCgaggggcagcccctgcctgagCCCCTTCTCCCTATCTGCTCTGCCGagggggtgtgtggggctgggggctgcccagctcctcacGCCGCCCCTCTCCCCAGATGATCCAGACCAGCCGGACGCTGATCGAGTCCGCCGATGGGGTGTACGGCAAGCTCATCCAGGCGCAGCAGGCAGGTGGGTCCTGGGTGGGCAGgcgcagccctggcacaggtcTGGGCACATCCGTGGGGGGCCGGGCACAGGGGCGCCATGCATTGATGCTGGGCGGGGGGCACGTGTCCGGCAGGCTCCAGACCtgagcacaggcacagcccagcGTGCCGGCATTTTTGGCCGTCACTTGCACACCTGCGGTGCGTGGCAAAGGACAAGAGGTGCATGTCTGCACCCCGGCGGGTGcgcgccggggctggggctcagcggcagagcagccagggctggccgGCCATGGGAGGGGGATTTCCAGCTGGGGTGACCCCAAACTCAGCTCTGTGGTTTTCCCATGTCCCAGCAGCACGGGTTGAGCTGCCCAGTGCCGGGTGCTGCCGGCGtgctgggatgcagggctgcctgtgcctgggcaggtgggctgcaggggctgtgcGGGAGGGAGGGGTGCGGAGGAGGCTGATGAGGAAGTGGGGAAGAGTCATTAGCTGCCAAACACCAGAATATAATTAGCACCAGAAATAACAGGCTGGGGCTGACGGTAGAAGTGGCAACTGAATGTTACGACTTCCAAGACACATGGATGAACCCACacaggcaggtgctgctggctggctgtccCGGTCCTCCCCCCCCAtcctggggacccccagccccgctccagGCACCCACGGCTGTGCAGCCCCTcggcaggctggggctgtgcgggcaccccagccagccctgggtgcacagggggctgccaggctgggggctcATGTGAGCTCCCTgcggggctgggagggctgccaggagctggaggggctggggaggaaggatggGGCCCCTCTGTGCCACGCGCGGCCGGTACCAGCCtcgctgccagcagccctgttTGTTCCCTGCCTGCGCGGCAGCCCGGAAACCTCCCCGAGCTCTTGGCTTTCGGCTCTGccgctgctgccagctctggggggagcgctgctggggagggggccgcAGGCTGTGGTGCTGGCGGCTGGGGCATGGGTGGGCTCTGCACCCTCCTGTGCCGTTCTGGCTATgggagccctgctgctgtgctggggggtgtCGGGCAGAGGGGCTCTGGGGGGTGCAGCCGCcgctgctgcctctgcccagcctctCGAGGCGGTGGCAGGCAGCGGTTTGGGGGctgccacccacccccccccgccctcggtgctgcctgtccctgccttcGCCCTGGCTGTGCCACGGACAAGCTGCTGTGGAGCCGTCCTGGGTTGTGCCCAGCTGGCGGGTGCTGCGGGGTCCAGGGGGGTGCTaggtgcggggctgggggcgtgCTGATTGACAGCGTGTGGGCGAGCAGGCTTGCGTGGGAGTCCTTGTGTGGGCCCGGAGCCGGTGCTGCGTCAGGAGGGGTAAATATAGCGCCCGCTCACGAGGACGTCATGCGCTGCACGGCACGGGGGCCTGCGCTctggcggggctgcgggggggggtgggggtggtgtaGCGGCCCCACTCTGAGCCCCCCAGGTGAGCTGTGGGGTGCAAGAGCCGTGCCTCTGCCTGGGGTGGTCGCTGCCCTGCCGGACCCCACAGCTCTGGGACCTTCGGGACCCCACAACCACCTAGGGCTGGGGCTGAGTGTGGTGCTGGGGGCTCCCGTTGTTCCCGGGGAtgctggggcagtggggagcCCACCCAGCCTGCACCCCCATGCCAGGCAAAGGGCATCCCTCTGGCTCAGCCCCCGACCATGGTGGGCCGTGGCCGTCCCCGTGCTGGTGGCCCCGCAGCGGCTTAGTGACGGTCCTGTCGGCGCAGGCATGGACTTCCACAAGGAGCTGCACCGCATCGAGGCCAaggaggggctgcggggccgcaAGCTGCAGAAGGCACTGGAGAGCTTCGCCTGGAACATCACCGTCCTGAAGGTGAGGGGCAAGGGCTGCGCGGCCCCCACTctgccaccccctccctgcctcctcagGGGATGCTCCATGAGAGCTGGGCATGGCACGGGCCCCTTCGGGGGGGTCCTGGCACCCAGCGAGCCCCCCTCGGGGGGGGTGGCTGGCGGAGCAGCCCGTGCTGTGCACATGGGTCCGGCCAGCCCACGTGGCATGGCCGTGGGGAAGCCCCTGATGCCGCGTCCCCACGCAGGGCCAGGCTGACCTCCTCAAGCACGCCAAGGCGGAGGCGCTGGACAACCTGTGGCAGATCCACAACGCGGGACAGTCGTGCGGCATCGGCAGGAACGGCTCGGCCTCACCGGAGCCCTCCCGCCTGCGCGCCCCGCTGGAGCCCATCCCTGAGACAGAAGGAGGTGGTGACACAGCATCCTGCTGACCCCGGCCTGGGGCTTGGGAGGCCCGGACTAAGCACCCCCCCGGCTGCAGGGGCCAGGACCAGGGACCCCCAGCCTGCTGACAGacgggcagctgcctgcccgcAGGCTCGGTGTGCGGGGTGGGGTGCCTGTGGGTCTgggtgctgtgctctgctgtgccgaggggctgcagtggggtccaaaggggagggtggggaggcagagaggaggatggggaggggtGTTCCCACTCCTGCTTGCCCCCCTCTGAGCTCCCAGGCTTCATCCATCTCCTCCATCTGCTTCCAGAGCAagcaccctgctgcagggatggcagggatgctggcacCTCGGCTCCTGTGTGCATGTACCCGCAGCCTGCTGTGCCAGACGCCTGTCCCCGGCCAGCGCTGCGGGTTTTGCCCTTGCCAGCCCCAGGGAAAACCTGCCTGATGGGAAGGGTTCTGACTGGTCCTCATCCCCTCTTCACGGGGCAGTGGgttccctcccctccctggggACCTCACTgcgcagaggggctgggaggatGTGGGGTACAGGGGGCCGGGGGCTCACTGCAGACTGGCCTGGGCAGCAGATGTGGCTTTTGGCATCAGGGAAACATTGGGGCTCCCCTCTCAGGGTGAGGGGGTCCCGGTGCAAGCCGTGGGTGGGGGGCGGTCTGGGGGTCGGACCGTGGCTGCGGAGCGTTATAAAGAGTGCGAGACCCACCCTggtgccctgctgctccctccacGTGCCAAGGCGGGATGGGGTCATCAAAAGGGATGGAGGGTGGCACTGGATCCAGGATGCCTGGCAGCACCATCCCTCTCCCCGCACCAGCCGAGCGCAGGGTGACGGCTCCCCATGTCAAGGATCCATGCGGCTGCCCGGCACCCCTTTGTTCAGGGAGGTAATTAGCCTAATGGGGCCACGAGGAGCGGACGGGAGCAGGCCAGTGCCTCCCCAGCACTGACCTTCAGCCCCTTTGTGCCGGCCCGGCCATGGGACCCGCGGGCAATTATGGCCTCATTAGTGCCACGCTGCCTGGCCACTGTGCCCAGCCGGCGAGCACCCGCACAATGAGGAGCTGCAAATGAGGGGAAAGGCCTGGCCGGTCTCCGAGCTACCGGCCACCGCATGCCCGCGTCTCCCAGAGACCGGCTGCTCCCGCCTGGCCCCGGCGGTATTTTTGGCAGCACTATTGTGCCGGGCCCTATAAAGTGGCGGCTGCAGCGGGCGGCACAGGGCTGCCCGGCGGGACATGCCCCGGTGCCGCTCGGCCGCCTGAAGATCCCAGGAAGGATGGAGGTGCCCAACACCAAGGTGGGGCCAGGAGGGCAGCGATGCGGGGGGGTCCGAatgggggtctgggggtgcgGGAGGGTCTAGCTGGTTCCTCAGGAAGCCCTGAGTGCCCAGCTCCTCCCCAGGGCTCCCTGACCGTGGCCAACAGCCGATTGGGGTGGGGGCTCAGCACCGTGTGGGCTCCTCAGGATGGAGCTGGGTGTGCGGTGCCTGTGGTGTGGAATGTGGGTGCTTGTGCCTTGTCCCGTGGCGCTCAGCAGCAAGGGGAGGGTGTTTGCCACGACTGCCTTgtgccagagcagggcaggcGTGCTGGTGAGGGCACCTGCATCTGGCTGCTGGTCAGAGCATGGGTGGGGGCTGTGGTttctggggctgtgggggctgtggggagcagcactCTCAGCTCCCCTCAGGGAtgtggtgctggctgtgccccacGGTGCCGAAGGGTGATGCTCTGGGTGCACCCCGGGTGTGGGGTCCCCGAGGCAGTGGGGATGAGCAGCGTGACAGCAACCCAGGCAGATGGGAGCTGAGACACCGGCAGGACTGGGGGGCAGttctggggctgtgcagccccccacctctggcactgctggctgcaccGCACTAACGCTGCCCATTGCTCCGGCAGCTCCAGCGAGCTGCCTGCCtcttgctcctgctcctgctctgctccctggctgctgcccgGCAGAGTCTGCCGGAGTGCTGCCGGCAGAAGACCTGCTCCTGCCGCATCTATGACCTCCTGTACGGCATGGGCAACCACGCCGCCGGCATCCTCACGCTGGGCAAGAGGAAGAGCATCCCCCCGGCCTTCCAGAGCCGGCTCTACCGCCTGCTGCACGGCTCCGGCAACCACGCTGCGGGCATCCTCACCATGGGCAAGCGTGGGGAGCACCCTGGCATGGCGTGCCACAATGCATCGGGCTGCCCCATAGGCACGGACGCCCAGCCgatgctggtgctgcagggcgccgatgccagccctgccagccccagggaaTGCCAGGAACACTCAGGGAAGGACCTGACCAAGAGCCAGGCCCCAGGAGCGGCAAAGAGCTTTTACTgagaggggtgggggcagcGGCAGAAGAGAGGGGATCTGTGGCAGGACGGACCCCTGGGACACACGCCTGGAGCTGGGTGTAAATAGCACTTTTACATACCTCCTCCTGGCCCTGGCCGAGCCTGCTCAGGGCGCCGCAGGCACCGCTGGGCTTTTACAATAAATGGTAGCCCGATGTGACCCGGCTCTGCTTCTCTCTGgggtggggccgggggggctgctgctttgTTCCTCCGCGGTGCCTGGCCATGGGCTCGTCCGTGGTGCCTGCGCTGGGGCGCCCGCGGGCCCAGCTGGGTGGATGCAGGGGCAGAACTGGGGTGAACCGAGCCTCGAGCTGGCTGCCCAGGAGTGGGGGGTGTTTGTGAAGCCCCCATAAAGGGCTTGGAGCATCCCCCGGgatgccacagcagcagggagcctCTGGTGACCCTCTCGTGGCCACAAGTCCCTgatccccaccccaccaccctgtCCCCACGCAGGACTCCTGCTGGGTCCTGTCACCCCTGGGTGCCCCTCTGGGGGTCCCATGGGCCACGGCCtcgccctgcagcccccgggctgAGCCCCAagcggtggggctggggctggtgtccCACAGCAGGTACCCCCGTACCCACTGGGACCTGCCCCTTCCGCAGCCTCCATGGGACCGAGCGGGTCCTGGTGCCGGGCAGATTCCGGTGCAGTAGGTCCCGGCACTGAGTGGGTCCCGGTGCCAAGCACATCCCAGTGCCGAGCAGATCCCAGTGCAGTGGGTCCCGGTGCCAAGCACATCCCGGTGCCGGGAAGATCCCGGTGCCGAGCACATCCCGGTGCTGAGCAGGTCCCGGTGCCGAGCAGGTCCCGGTTCCACCGACCCGTTGCCCCCCGGGCCCCAGCGCCCGGGGCCCTGCCCCCGGGTGGGTGCCGGTGCCCGCCGGTGCCGAGGCCCCTCCCGGTGCCGGCGGCGCGCagggcccgg is part of the Falco naumanni isolate bFalNau1 chromosome 18, bFalNau1.pat, whole genome shotgun sequence genome and harbors:
- the LOC121098769 gene encoding inactive phospholipase C-like protein 2, whose product is MAEGPRGAPPPGSPRPAVPLPNGPRGGGGGGGSPGSGSGSSSREDSAERSPAPAAPRASIMKDGSRQRPPQKKKTVSFSTMPNDRKINSTAACISFMLEGCELKKVRSNSRMYSRFFVLDADMRSVRWEPSKKDSEKAKIEIKSVKEVRVGKKTPVLRSNGLSDQFPDECAFSIIYGDNYESLDLVASSADVVSAWVMGLRYLVSYGKHTPEAPGTGHPSLRTSWISSVFDLADLEKSGRIPVSRAVQLIKALNPGMKTSTIELKFKELQKASERPGAEVACDLFVEAYCELCTRPEIFFLLVQFSSNKEYLGLKDLLMFLEVEQGMEGVTEEKCLEIVGKYEPSKEGREKGYLAIDGFTRYLLSADCSIFDPQHRKVCQDMAQPLSHYYISSAHSACLLEDNFWGRSDISGYISALGLGCRSIELVLWDGPEGEPVVYTSPSAASCVPFRAVVGLIDQHAFTASAYPLILCLVVRCSAPQQRLAAQCLRKTLGEKLYLEPPNPAASYLPSPEQLKGRILIKGKKLPPGCEDSEGEVSDEEEGWELARRLGQEDREVPEGGGPRRVRLSRELSELVSLCQAVPFQDFESSRRGQRYWEMCSFSEVEAGRFANECPAELVSYNKRFLSRVYPSPMRIDASNMNPQDFWKCGCQMVAMNYQTPGLMMDLNAGWFRQNGACGYVLRPAIMREEVSYFSANAKDSLPGVPAQLLHLKVISGQNLPKPKGSGAKGEVVEPYVCAEIHGIPADCAEHRTKTALQSGDNPVFDESLEFQINLPELAVLRFVVLDDDYIGDEFIAQYTIPFECLQPGYRHVPLQSLAGEPLPHATLFVHVAITDRRGGGKGHRRGLAGRRGRRVREYTSTKATGIKAIDEVFRTATQPLREATDLRENVQNALVSFKELCGLTPAANMKQCILTVATWLLHSDSAPSVTLNLAEQYPPMEAQGPIPDLLRKVLTAYETMIQTSRTLIESADGVYGKLIQAQQAGMDFHKELHRIEAKEGLRGRKLQKALESFAWNITVLKGQADLLKHAKAEALDNLWQIHNAGQSCGIGRNGSASPEPSRLRAPLEPIPETEGGGDTASC
- the HCRT gene encoding orexin encodes the protein MPASPRDRLLPPGPGGIFGSTIVPGPIKWRLQRAAQGCPAGHAPVPLGRLKIPGRMEVPNTKRCPLLRQLQRAACLLLLLLLCSLAAARQSLPECCRQKTCSCRIYDLLYGMGNHAAGILTLGKRKSIPPAFQSRLYRLLHGSGNHAAGILTMGKRGEHPGMACHNASGCPIGTDAQPMLVLQGADASPASPRECQEHSGKDLTKSQAPGAAKSFY